In the genome of Chryseobacterium arthrosphaerae, one region contains:
- a CDS encoding helix-turn-helix domain-containing protein: MKTPVKVQSIHAMHQSLGLNKPSNPLISVFSFDEVKLEPETILSAITTDFYVVALKKDCAGGKCRYGQQYYDFDGGMMYFVAPHQVVQFEDILLNEVEGFVLTVHPDFLQGYPLAAKIKDYGFFSYTANEALYLSEKEEKSIMDIIENVEQEIEANMDSFTQDLLVSNLELLLKYCDRFYNRQFLTRKKINNDLLSKLEGLLDEYFKNDQLILNGIPTVHSIAEQLNLSPNYLSDMLRVQTGQTTQQHIQNRLIEKAKEMLSTTEMSVSEIAYHLGFEHPQSFHRLFKNRTSFSPLEFRASFN, translated from the coding sequence ATGAAAACACCGGTAAAAGTTCAGTCAATACACGCTATGCATCAGTCTCTGGGATTGAATAAGCCTTCAAATCCACTGATCAGTGTATTCAGCTTTGATGAGGTAAAGCTGGAACCGGAAACGATCCTCAGCGCAATAACCACCGATTTTTATGTAGTTGCTTTGAAAAAAGACTGTGCCGGAGGAAAATGCAGGTATGGACAGCAGTATTATGATTTCGACGGAGGTATGATGTACTTTGTGGCTCCTCATCAGGTAGTGCAGTTTGAAGATATTCTGCTGAACGAGGTTGAAGGATTTGTCCTGACCGTGCATCCTGACTTTCTGCAGGGATACCCACTGGCTGCAAAGATCAAAGATTACGGTTTCTTTTCCTATACAGCGAATGAGGCCCTCTATCTTTCTGAAAAGGAAGAAAAATCGATCATGGATATTATAGAGAATGTAGAACAGGAAATAGAAGCCAATATGGATTCCTTTACCCAGGATCTTCTGGTGTCTAACCTGGAGCTTTTATTGAAATATTGTGACCGCTTTTATAATCGTCAGTTTTTAACCCGGAAAAAAATAAACAATGATCTGCTTTCAAAGCTTGAGGGCTTACTGGATGAGTATTTTAAAAATGATCAGCTGATTCTGAACGGTATTCCTACTGTTCATTCTATTGCTGAGCAGTTGAATCTCAGCCCGAACTACCTGAGTGATATGCTTAGAGTGCAGACCGGGCAAACCACCCAGCAGCACATTCAAAACAGGTTGATTGAAAAAGCTAAAGAAATGCTGTCTACCACGGAAATGTCTGTCTCTGAAATAGCTTACCATCTGGGATTTGAGCATCCACAGTCTTTCCACCGTTTATTTAAAAACCGGACCTCTTTCTCGCCTTTGGAGTTCAGGGCTTCTTTTAATTAA
- a CDS encoding peptidoglycan-binding domain-containing protein, whose translation MSRHNKTFAPRAEKSEAQTNDNKEDEKKYEQISNQDSKISLAKTEVTQITYGPFRTRAFRKIETGSARIQLLESGPHVLILNQALNALGHKVDVNEDTFRDKTQIALINFQQKNGLTGSGIFDKETLLKMNEALENLHKMEETSSQQKESQILPASTPPDEKVQISVGVIPMNIKSNQKFFEYLDIQVFGRIVDATWDIGKNTYKNYIGKETSCTVSVSSLKKHLGITDQQWEAMYKRKTSAKPSAAELRNFVKGHLKNQEKAISEEINAIKKEAGALSADKKQFIRDATSKIDYLQNRRILDLLKQLSDGEMADYKNKVSKETTDLAEIEESLKAYIETRNKNLKNQNELETVKTKLYGLEDLYDQYIKYTNISPTTNIGTIKEPVIVVNPVHITANKSLTQAMIANGFASIEEFQTYITRYENAFETETVRIGVEMLQQYKHTLYEEGKRLNDNLFLDNLSQSIIQSGAKENYKSGAQIKSDSKKVLEHGITYTDQQEYSLGQSKINSANKSISALASQTSLVNDPDFDKKEFAKISSPADLKAFLQNYIASQNEKVDRVINNIKENPEHIYELDNLFEASYKKQHIEKGSIYDSIIRAKHERLRNLKILLSICEGIFAIALIVVTWGAATPVVIAGGALSLAVSIDVAYDTIKEYKNNKEFHDVGLLSDDPSLVWVVIAIAGVALDAGSLAAVLRAAKPISAAAKAFNNAEDATKALTTLESDLLKIEGLERKVRENIVKQAKIQAQQQKILDGFVKARQLTYVTIPGLAKTGELLARAVFAIRKGIVTFDSFVAELKLAKLISETGLNPEELLLVKNAFEKARNLAKDDKLAIELEKAIADNDLSKVKNLLDETEKIKGERTTKNIIDESKLTKEKETNLKDNKIEEEDISNNGNKKLSESSIKTIEQIINETSEKLSQMIPGLSKEQAEFILKYAFSRDSSVVFGGSRIRGNYKPNSDLDVGFGNLTQSMASKIIKKNNALFDLKMEELQIVPGKETNTISKIETPEEFFQRSGIRDGGDLRKGEPYTPSGSITVTPQGEIIIIPPKK comes from the coding sequence ATGAGCAGACATAACAAAACATTTGCGCCCAGGGCTGAAAAGTCTGAGGCGCAAACCAATGATAATAAAGAGGATGAAAAAAAATATGAACAGATCAGTAATCAGGACAGTAAAATATCCCTCGCCAAAACAGAAGTTACCCAAATAACATATGGCCCTTTCAGAACCAGGGCATTCCGTAAAATAGAAACAGGCTCTGCCAGAATACAGCTTTTAGAAAGCGGGCCACATGTATTGATTCTTAATCAGGCTCTGAATGCATTAGGGCATAAAGTAGATGTAAACGAGGACACTTTTAGAGATAAAACCCAGATTGCACTCATTAATTTCCAACAAAAGAACGGGCTTACAGGCTCCGGAATTTTTGATAAGGAAACTTTGCTGAAAATGAATGAAGCCCTGGAAAATTTGCATAAAATGGAAGAAACATCTTCTCAGCAAAAAGAATCTCAAATCCTTCCTGCCTCTACTCCACCGGATGAAAAAGTACAGATAAGCGTCGGTGTTATTCCAATGAATATCAAAAGTAACCAGAAATTTTTTGAATACCTTGATATCCAGGTTTTTGGTCGAATTGTAGATGCTACATGGGATATTGGTAAAAATACCTACAAAAATTATATAGGAAAAGAAACTTCTTGCACTGTAAGCGTCTCCAGTCTAAAAAAACACTTAGGAATCACTGATCAACAGTGGGAAGCTATGTATAAGAGAAAAACTTCTGCTAAACCAAGCGCTGCTGAATTAAGAAATTTCGTTAAAGGACATTTAAAAAATCAGGAAAAAGCAATATCGGAAGAAATAAATGCCATTAAAAAAGAAGCAGGAGCTTTATCAGCAGATAAAAAACAATTTATCAGAGACGCAACAAGTAAGATCGACTATCTTCAAAACAGGCGTATTCTTGATTTATTAAAGCAATTATCTGATGGAGAAATGGCTGATTATAAGAACAAAGTTTCGAAAGAAACAACCGATCTGGCAGAGATTGAAGAATCACTTAAAGCGTATATTGAAACCCGGAATAAAAACCTTAAAAACCAAAACGAATTAGAAACTGTAAAAACTAAATTGTATGGTTTAGAAGATTTGTATGATCAATATATCAAATACACCAATATTTCTCCTACTACCAACATTGGTACCATTAAAGAACCTGTTATTGTAGTTAACCCAGTTCATATAACTGCAAATAAATCACTTACCCAGGCAATGATAGCCAATGGTTTTGCCAGTATTGAAGAATTTCAGACTTATATTACACGCTATGAAAATGCTTTTGAAACCGAAACTGTTCGTATTGGAGTCGAAATGTTACAACAATATAAACATACTTTATATGAAGAAGGAAAGAGACTAAATGATAATTTATTTTTAGACAACCTTTCACAAAGTATTATACAGTCAGGAGCTAAAGAGAATTATAAAAGTGGCGCTCAAATCAAAAGTGATTCAAAGAAAGTACTTGAACATGGAATAACTTACACTGATCAGCAAGAATATAGCCTTGGACAGAGCAAAATAAATAGTGCAAATAAATCTATAAGTGCTTTGGCAAGCCAAACATCATTAGTAAACGATCCTGATTTTGACAAAAAAGAATTTGCAAAGATCAGCAGTCCGGCAGATTTAAAAGCATTTTTACAAAATTATATTGCTTCACAAAACGAAAAAGTAGATCGTGTAATCAATAATATAAAAGAAAATCCGGAACATATTTATGAACTCGACAATTTATTTGAAGCCTCTTATAAAAAGCAGCACATTGAAAAGGGATCAATTTATGACAGCATCATTAGAGCAAAACATGAGCGCTTAAGGAATCTGAAAATACTATTGAGTATTTGTGAGGGTATTTTTGCTATAGCACTTATAGTGGTTACCTGGGGTGCGGCCACTCCGGTAGTCATTGCCGGCGGTGCTTTATCTTTAGCAGTGAGCATTGATGTTGCTTATGACACTATCAAGGAATATAAAAATAACAAAGAGTTTCATGATGTAGGCTTACTCTCCGATGATCCAAGTTTGGTTTGGGTAGTAATTGCCATTGCCGGTGTTGCCTTAGATGCAGGATCATTAGCTGCAGTACTGAGAGCCGCTAAACCTATTTCTGCAGCAGCCAAAGCTTTCAACAATGCCGAAGATGCAACAAAAGCATTAACCACATTAGAAAGTGATCTACTTAAAATTGAGGGCCTTGAAAGAAAAGTAAGGGAAAATATTGTTAAACAGGCTAAAATACAAGCCCAACAGCAAAAAATACTGGATGGCTTTGTAAAAGCCAGACAACTTACCTACGTAACCATACCAGGTTTAGCTAAAACAGGTGAATTATTGGCCAGAGCGGTATTTGCTATTCGAAAAGGAATTGTTACATTTGATAGTTTTGTAGCTGAGCTTAAACTGGCTAAACTCATAAGTGAGACAGGATTAAACCCCGAAGAGTTACTTTTGGTTAAAAATGCTTTTGAAAAGGCAAGAAACTTAGCCAAAGATGATAAGCTTGCTATCGAACTCGAAAAAGCAATAGCTGATAATGATCTTTCAAAGGTAAAAAATTTACTGGACGAAACAGAAAAGATTAAAGGAGAAAGAACAACTAAAAATATTATAGATGAATCAAAATTAACTAAAGAAAAGGAAACCAATCTTAAAGATAATAAAATTGAGGAAGAAGACATTTCCAATAATGGTAATAAGAAATTGTCCGAGTCTTCAATTAAAACAATAGAGCAAATAATTAATGAAACATCGGAGAAATTATCTCAGATGATACCTGGACTCTCAAAAGAACAAGCAGAATTTATCTTAAAATATGCATTTTCCAGAGATTCATCAGTTGTATTCGGTGGTAGTAGGATACGAGGTAATTATAAACCAAACAGTGACCTGGACGTAGGGTTTGGAAACTTAACGCAAAGCATGGCTTCTAAAATTATTAAGAAAAACAATGCTCTATTCGATTTAAAAATGGAAGAACTACAAATCGTTCCAGGTAAAGAAACAAATACAATTTCAAAAATAGAAACTCCTGAAGAGTTTTTTCAAAGATCAGGAATAAGAGATGGAGGAGATTTGAGAAAAGGTGAGCCCTATACCCCTTCAGGATCAATAACTGTAACTCCTCAAGGAGAAATTATTATAATACCCCCAAAAAAATAA